From the Fusobacterium ulcerans ATCC 49185 genome, the window AATAAACTTCCTAAAGCTAAAGCTGATAAAACTATAATTGGCATTGCATACTGCATAACTATTTCTATCTTGATTCCTGCTACTCCAAAGAATACAAGAAAATCAGTTGCACTCCCACTTATTCTTGAGATAGAACGTTTATCTACATGTTTTCCAATTCCAGAATATTTCAATAATTGTGTCATAGCCACCGCTATAAGAAAAGCCCATAAATATGTAGGCATTGTAGAAAGATATATTCTTACATACTTAATAGTTGCATAAGCTAATCCAGTTGGAATTATTATCATTAAAAAGCTCCAAGCCAGTGGATCCAAAGCTATTGGACTTACCATTTCTTTTCCCATTTCTGGTTCATTATTTTCTGGCATCCATCCAGTTTTAAATTGTTCAGGCAAAGCATCAAATCTATTTACAAAACTTGTGTATTTATTATTAGTAGCATTTTTTATTAATATTATTCCACCAATAAGACCTACAAGAACACCTACAGTAGCAAATGTCATTCCAACATCAGTAGCTCCTGTCCAACCAGTTGCTTCTGTTACAGCTGATCCAAATGCTGCATTAGTTCCATGACCTCCTACAAATCCTCCTCCTACAAGGATAGTAAATCCTTCTGGAAGTTTCATAATAAATTTATCTATAATATATACCCCTACACCAATTGGAACTATATACACCAATATTGAGGCAATAGAACGATAAACATATAAAGCAAGTATTCTTTTTAAGCTTTCTCCCTTTGATTCTTTCAATTCTCCAAGTCTTTTCTCTTCTTTGACTACCGAGAAACTTCCATAAGCAATTGCTGAGAAAACAATAACCATAAATGCTGATGTATAATTTCCCATATGACTAGAAAAACGAAGAATATTTATTCCATATGGTCCTATAGCTAGTCCTATAAACCCTGCTATTAAACTTGATGGTATATATAAGTTTTGTAAAAATTTAACCTTACTTCTCAACATATGCCCTAAAAAAATAAGTACTGCTGCCTTCATTAAATCCAAAAACAACACTTCAATGCTAAAATCCATGATTACCTCCTATAATAAAATTTTCCCCTTTTACTTTTTAGAAAAAAATGGATAAAGTGAAATGCTCTGGTCTTAGCTTTTTTCTTACTTTATCCATCCTTCTAAAGTACAATCTATGTTTGAGTATATGGTTGGCTATTTTTTACAAGTTGTAGGTTTTGATGAAGTACTTGTAGCTTTAGGTGCTATGCTATAAGTTCCTTCTTCTAATCCTAACATCTCTTCTGGAGTTACCCATTCTCTTCCTTGGATAGCTGATGTTTCTTCATGTGTAAGCACTCCC encodes:
- a CDS encoding sodium/glutamate symporter → MDFSIEVLFLDLMKAAVLIFLGHMLRSKVKFLQNLYIPSSLIAGFIGLAIGPYGINILRFSSHMGNYTSAFMVIVFSAIAYGSFSVVKEEKRLGELKESKGESLKRILALYVYRSIASILVYIVPIGVGVYIIDKFIMKLPEGFTILVGGGFVGGHGTNAAFGSAVTEATGWTGATDVGMTFATVGVLVGLIGGIILIKNATNNKYTSFVNRFDALPEQFKTGWMPENNEPEMGKEMVSPIALDPLAWSFLMIIIPTGLAYATIKYVRIYLSTMPTYLWAFLIAVAMTQLLKYSGIGKHVDKRSISRISGSATDFLVFFGVAGIKIEIVMQYAMPIIVLSALALGSLLLCMYMIGPRLNNKYWFERCIFVYGYCTGVYAIGLTLLRICDPEGKSKTLEDAAVTSPIDFVEYYTLLLGPILLSTGRVNTFMTVMVITLVVSFVAAFVLKLWNPVHKERLSDAELEI